The Bacteroidales bacterium genome contains a region encoding:
- a CDS encoding GAF domain-containing protein has product MKKQLLSTKKIIVFFQKMLFVMLLLLNHSYTNAQIIQGGIPYIQNYNDEDYHTPINQNWAVIQDQRGVMYFGNSSGLLEFDGTNWRLIEMPNKSIVRSLAINSTGKIYVGAKSEFGYIEADTTGTMQYISLLNKVPEVHRNFDDVWQTFILNNQVVFRTNYSIYILKENKINILKSCKKFHVGFCINNQFYVREWGKGLLQLINDSLKLVHGSEQFANERIYVMLPFEDDKILIVTRTQGIFIYSKPLGFLKPQGFEKADNFLIKNQIYCGIKLNDEYFVLGTIQDGLIIIDKQGNIVQHFNKETGLQDNSIWCMYINSQNNIWAGLDNGISYLTLNLPFRFFNEKMGLQGSVYSAIVSKNQLYAGTMLGIFRKNKQNNFVMLENSKGPCWHLAEINKVLYSGHFEGILKIDESSAKNIAPIGNIWTFFELVSHPNYVLAGTSDNGLMLLEHKNGKLLLKNKIKGFDESSSYVQEDNKGNIWVSHVNKGVFKLKLNEALDSVAELSFYNAEYGLPSNTFNFVFKIKTENNNSKIVFGTENGIYEYNTKTNRFFPDTIFNNLLENKGTISSFTQDQKGNIYFKNDDKAGLFVLQDGDKYKLEKTLFLKLKSFSYEDNIIVIDTSNILFCTCDGIIHYNPLIIPDYNAIFPVLIRQVLANDSLIFGGMGNTSNVIKLPHELNALQFTYSALYYEDHDKTQYSYFLEGFDPEYSGWSEWSLKTEKEYTNLPKGKYTFQVKAKNIYEKESTITQYKFKILPPWYRTIVAYIAYVVLAVLLIWLIVKLNTGRLKKDKEKLEKKVKIRTAEVVKQKEEITIHRDKIEKAYQNVKLLSEIGQQITVNLSVEKIIDTVYENVNALMDASAFGIGIYNKAKNQLEFPNFMEKGNKLAFSYDSLNETNRPSVKCFVNKEEVFITSFKEYTETVPSPPKVGELTESIIYLPLLAKDKKIGVITVQSFQKDAYTDYHLNILQNIAVYTSIALENAISYKKIENQKEIIEGKNVELEQQKEEILTQNENLESQKEKITSQRNKINESYNNVKLLSEIGKKIIANLKVKNIIEVVYGYINNLMDASTFAIGLYNAQLNTIVFYGLVESKGEILLGIDSLQNKKLLSSWCFNNQKEVLINDTSIDINKYVSEFTINYEKVPESLIYLPLTSGNKQQGVITIQSSRKNAYTNYHLDIFKSISVYVTIAIENAMAYKQVKKQMEEIETQKNELEKQRDIELNQKNEILAQQSEILEKTEELLQQKEELQSILDNLQQTQQQLVESKKMASLGSLVAGIAHEINTPVGVGIAASSTLVKKSKQIIELFEKKKMTIADLKNYVDSIKMASELILTNLQRTGELVKSFKQVSVDQSSENQRQFNLKSYLEDIIRSLHPKLTQKPVEVEINCPENIELNSYPGDFAQIITNMVINSLTHAFDVKSEGIITISAKTHSKNLILEYQDNGKGISPENLHRIFDPFFTTSMHEGTGLGLNIVYNLVTQKLKGIISCKSEINKGVLFIITIPLNLDI; this is encoded by the coding sequence ATGAAAAAACAACTGCTTTCAACAAAAAAAATAATAGTGTTTTTTCAAAAGATGTTATTTGTAATGCTGCTATTATTAAATCATTCTTATACTAATGCACAAATAATACAAGGTGGTATTCCTTATATTCAAAATTACAATGATGAGGATTACCATACACCTATAAATCAAAACTGGGCAGTTATACAAGACCAGAGAGGTGTAATGTATTTCGGGAATAGTTCCGGGTTATTAGAATTTGATGGCACAAATTGGCGATTAATAGAAATGCCGAATAAATCTATTGTTCGTTCCCTGGCAATAAACAGCACAGGCAAGATATATGTTGGCGCCAAAAGTGAATTCGGCTATATTGAAGCTGATACTACAGGCACAATGCAATATATTTCTCTCCTTAATAAAGTTCCAGAAGTGCATAGGAATTTTGATGATGTATGGCAAACTTTTATTTTAAATAACCAGGTAGTTTTTAGAACAAACTATTCTATCTATATTCTTAAAGAAAATAAAATCAATATCTTAAAATCTTGTAAAAAGTTTCATGTGGGGTTTTGTATAAACAATCAGTTTTATGTTCGCGAATGGGGAAAAGGTTTATTACAACTGATAAATGACAGCTTGAAATTAGTACATGGTAGCGAACAATTTGCAAATGAACGTATTTATGTGATGCTTCCGTTCGAAGACGATAAAATCTTAATAGTTACACGTACGCAAGGAATATTTATCTATTCAAAACCCCTGGGGTTTTTAAAACCTCAAGGGTTTGAAAAAGCGGACAATTTCCTAATTAAAAATCAAATCTACTGCGGTATAAAATTAAACGATGAATATTTTGTATTAGGTACTATACAAGATGGTTTAATTATTATTGATAAACAAGGTAATATTGTGCAGCATTTTAATAAAGAGACAGGATTGCAAGATAATAGTATTTGGTGTATGTATATTAATTCTCAGAATAATATCTGGGCAGGTTTAGACAATGGTATTTCATACCTTACATTAAATCTTCCGTTTAGGTTTTTTAATGAAAAAATGGGGTTGCAGGGTTCTGTTTATTCAGCAATTGTTTCCAAAAATCAGCTATATGCAGGAACTATGCTTGGCATTTTTCGGAAAAACAAGCAAAATAATTTTGTTATGCTTGAGAACTCAAAAGGACCGTGCTGGCATTTGGCTGAAATTAACAAAGTATTATATTCTGGTCACTTTGAAGGCATATTAAAAATAGATGAAAGCAGTGCTAAAAATATTGCTCCAATCGGTAATATCTGGACTTTTTTTGAATTAGTCAGTCATCCTAACTATGTTCTCGCAGGAACAAGTGATAACGGATTAATGTTGTTAGAACATAAAAACGGAAAATTATTATTAAAAAACAAAATCAAAGGTTTTGATGAATCTTCAAGCTATGTGCAGGAAGATAACAAAGGTAATATATGGGTAAGTCATGTAAATAAAGGAGTTTTCAAGCTTAAATTAAATGAAGCTCTTGATAGTGTTGCAGAGTTAAGCTTTTATAATGCTGAATATGGTTTACCTTCAAACACATTTAATTTTGTGTTCAAAATCAAAACAGAAAATAATAACTCAAAAATAGTTTTTGGAACAGAAAATGGAATTTATGAGTATAATACGAAAACTAATCGCTTCTTTCCTGATACAATATTCAATAATCTGTTGGAAAATAAGGGAACTATCAGCAGTTTTACACAGGACCAAAAAGGAAATATCTACTTTAAAAATGATGATAAAGCAGGTCTATTTGTACTTCAGGACGGAGACAAGTATAAACTGGAAAAAACACTATTCCTGAAACTTAAAAGTTTTTCCTATGAAGATAATATTATCGTTATTGATACTTCAAACATATTATTTTGCACCTGTGATGGCATTATACATTATAATCCACTGATTATACCAGATTACAATGCAATTTTCCCTGTACTTATAAGACAAGTGCTTGCTAATGATTCGCTTATTTTCGGTGGCATGGGAAACACAAGCAATGTTATAAAATTACCCCACGAACTGAATGCCCTACAATTTACTTATTCGGCATTGTATTATGAAGACCATGATAAAACACAATACAGTTATTTCCTTGAAGGCTTTGATCCCGAGTACTCGGGATGGTCTGAATGGTCATTAAAAACCGAAAAAGAATATACTAATCTGCCCAAAGGAAAGTACACATTTCAAGTAAAAGCAAAAAATATATATGAAAAAGAAAGCACTATAACACAATATAAATTTAAGATTTTACCACCCTGGTACCGTACTATTGTTGCCTATATTGCTTATGTAGTATTAGCAGTTTTATTAATCTGGTTGATTGTAAAGCTTAATACAGGTAGGCTGAAAAAAGATAAAGAAAAACTGGAAAAGAAAGTAAAAATAAGAACTGCAGAGGTTGTTAAACAAAAAGAAGAAATAACAATCCACCGTGATAAGATTGAAAAAGCTTATCAAAACGTAAAATTGCTTAGTGAAATAGGGCAGCAAATAACAGTGAATTTGTCGGTTGAAAAAATAATTGACACTGTATATGAAAATGTAAATGCTTTGATGGATGCATCAGCTTTCGGTATTGGTATTTATAATAAGGCAAAAAACCAATTAGAATTTCCTAACTTTATGGAAAAGGGCAATAAATTAGCTTTCAGCTATGATTCACTAAATGAAACAAACCGTCCGTCTGTAAAATGTTTTGTAAATAAAGAAGAAGTATTTATTACTTCCTTTAAAGAATACACAGAGACTGTACCATCCCCCCCTAAAGTAGGTGAGTTAACTGAATCAATCATTTATCTGCCACTTTTAGCAAAAGATAAAAAAATAGGTGTAATAACGGTTCAGAGTTTCCAAAAAGATGCTTATACCGATTATCATTTGAATATTTTGCAAAACATAGCTGTTTATACTTCAATAGCCCTCGAAAATGCTATATCATACAAAAAAATTGAAAATCAAAAAGAAATTATTGAAGGAAAAAACGTGGAATTAGAGCAACAGAAAGAAGAAATTTTAACCCAAAACGAAAACCTGGAATCACAAAAAGAAAAAATCACCTCACAGCGAAATAAAATAAATGAGTCTTACAATAATGTTAAGTTATTAAGTGAAATAGGGAAAAAAATTATAGCAAATTTAAAGGTTAAAAACATTATTGAAGTAGTATATGGATATATCAATAATTTAATGGATGCTTCTACTTTTGCAATTGGCTTATATAATGCCCAGCTTAATACTATTGTCTTTTATGGATTGGTAGAAAGCAAAGGAGAAATTTTACTTGGAATTGATTCACTCCAAAACAAAAAATTACTTTCATCATGGTGTTTTAATAATCAAAAAGAAGTATTAATCAATGATACTTCAATTGACATTAATAAATATGTGTCGGAATTTACAATAAACTATGAAAAAGTTCCTGAATCGCTGATCTATTTACCACTTACCTCTGGTAATAAACAACAGGGCGTCATCACTATACAAAGCTCTCGTAAAAATGCATATACAAATTATCATTTAGATATTTTCAAGAGTATTTCCGTTTATGTTACAATCGCGATTGAAAATGCTATGGCTTACAAACAGGTTAAAAAACAAATGGAAGAAATTGAAACACAGAAAAACGAATTAGAGAAACAAAGAGATATTGAACTTAACCAGAAAAACGAAATATTAGCTCAACAGAGCGAAATATTAGAAAAAACAGAAGAATTACTCCAACAAAAAGAAGAGTTACAGTCAATCTTAGATAACCTTCAACAAACACAACAACAATTGGTTGAATCAAAAAAAATGGCATCACTTGGAAGTTTAGTTGCGGGCATAGCCCACGAAATAAATACACCTGTTGGTGTCGGAATTGCTGCTTCTTCCACTCTTGTGAAAAAATCAAAACAAATTATTGAGCTTTTTGAAAAGAAAAAAATGACAATTGCTGATTTGAAAAACTATGTTGATTCTATAAAAATGGCTAGTGAACTAATTTTAACTAATTTACAAAGAACTGGTGAACTCGTTAAAAGTTTTAAACAAGTTTCAGTAGATCAATCAAGTGAGAATCAAAGACAGTTTAATTTAAAATCCTATCTCGAAGATATTATCAGAAGTTTACATCCGAAACTAACACAAAAGCCTGTGGAAGTTGAAATTAATTGTCCCGAAAATATCGAATTGAATAGCTATCCGGGCGATTTTGCTCAAATAATTACCAATATGGTAATTAATTCATTAACTCATGCTTTTGATGTAAAAAGTGAAGGAATAATAACTATTTCTGCTAAAACTCATAGTAAAAACCTAATTCTTGAATATCAGGATAATGGGAAAGGTATTTCACCCGAAAATTTACATAGAATATTTGACCCGTTTTTTACAACCAGTATGCATGAAGGAACCGGCTTAGGTCTTAATATAGTTTATAACTTAGTAACTCAAAAGCTAAAAGGCATAATAAGTTGTAAAAGCGAAATTAATAAAGGAGTTTTGTTTATTATTACGATACCTTTAAATCTTGACATTTAA
- a CDS encoding GAF domain-containing protein — protein sequence MKYLKINIFTYLQFIIIFLFLLIHNSNNCFAQTIQGGIPYIQNYDDKDYNTPQNQFWTILQDPRGIMYFGNGSGLLEFDGTNWQLIKMPNKSVVRSLEIDSTDRIYIGAIAEFGWLQADTVGTIQYVSLVEKISEKHRDFGDVWRIFVTNEGVVFQTFKAIYILKNDTIKVLEPEELFDRPSFYVNDRFYAREWGKGLLQLVNDSLHLIPGGEKFANEPVFVMLPYEKNSILIISRTQGIFIYSKHMGVLKPQGFEEADNFLIKNQIYCGTKINNEHFVLGTLQNGLIIINKSGNIIQHINKKKGLQDNSILSVYIDSKNNIWAGLDNGTSYLTLNLPFRLFNEKTGLQGCATNATVFKNKLYATSSLGIFCKDGNKDFFMLENTKGQSWTLTEIQGELFCGHYEGILKLNKGIVENIAPFRHTFDIIELINHPGFVIAGTHTNGLILLERKNGKLFLKNKIKGFDESSRYVQEDDKGNIWVSHVNKGVFRLKLNEALDSVVELSFYNTEHGLPSNTFNFVFKIKTANNNSKIIFGTENGIYEYNPEDDRFIPDTIFNNLLENKGTISSFTQDEKGNIYFKNDDKAGVFIPQNKDKYKLKKTPFLKLKRFSFEDNIIVIDTSNILFCTYDGIIHYNPLITPDYNASFPVLIRQVLANDSLIFGGMENTNHVIKLSYELNALQFTYSALYYEDHDKTQYSYFLKGFDPVKSEWSEWSIKTEKEYTNLPEGNYIFNVKAKNVYEKESTITQYKFKILPPWYRTIVAYIAYVVLAVLLIWLIVILNTRKLKKDKEKLEKIVKKRTVEVVKQKEEITIQHDKIEKAYQNIKMLSEIGKQITVNLSVEKIIETVYENVNTLMDASTFGIGIYNKSKNRIEFPIFIEKGEKFPFSYDSINEINLPGIKCFVNSEEIIINSFEEYEKHTKITAKIGEVPESFIYLPLTVKDNKIGVITVQSFQKNAYTDYHLNILQNIAVYTSIALENAMSYKKIENQKEVIEKYNIELGQQKEEIEAQRDELEKQRDIAINQNQEILIQKGEILEKNEELQQQKEELQTTLDNLQQTQQQLVESKKMASLGGLVAGIAHEINTPVGVGIAASSTLVKKSKQIVELFENKKMTITDLKNYVESTKMASELILTNLQRTGELVKSFKQVSVDQSSENQRQFNLKSYLEDIIRSLHPKLKNTLIQVEINCNKNIELNSYPGVFAQIFTNMIINSLTHAFGVKSEGKINISAITQKNNLILEYKDNGKGISPEILPEIFDPFFTTNMQKGTGLGLHIIYNLVTQKLNGEIQCKSEIQKGTEFIISIPI from the coding sequence ATGAAGTATCTAAAAATAAATATTTTCACTTATTTACAATTTATTATAATATTCCTTTTTCTTTTAATTCATAATTCAAATAATTGTTTTGCCCAAACCATACAAGGTGGTATTCCTTATATTCAAAATTACGACGATAAAGATTACAACACACCGCAAAACCAATTCTGGACAATATTACAGGACCCGAGAGGCATTATGTATTTCGGAAATGGCAGTGGATTATTAGAATTTGATGGCACTAACTGGCAGCTTATTAAAATGCCTAACAAATCCGTAGTTCGTTCCTTGGAAATAGATAGTACGGACAGAATTTATATTGGGGCTATTGCTGAATTCGGATGGTTACAGGCAGATACAGTGGGAACAATACAATATGTTTCACTTGTAGAAAAAATATCTGAAAAGCATCGGGATTTTGGAGATGTGTGGCGTATATTTGTAACAAACGAAGGTGTTGTTTTTCAAACTTTTAAAGCTATTTACATTTTAAAAAATGATACAATAAAAGTATTGGAACCTGAAGAATTATTTGATCGTCCGTCTTTTTATGTAAATGATAGGTTCTATGCAAGGGAATGGGGAAAAGGCTTACTACAATTAGTTAACGATAGTTTGCATTTAATTCCCGGTGGCGAAAAATTTGCCAATGAACCTGTTTTTGTGATGCTTCCTTATGAAAAAAATAGTATTTTAATAATATCACGTACACAAGGCATATTTATTTATTCAAAACACATGGGGGTTTTAAAACCCCAAGGATTTGAAGAAGCAGATAATTTCCTCATCAAAAACCAAATATATTGCGGCACAAAAATTAACAATGAGCATTTCGTGTTAGGCACTTTACAAAATGGTTTAATTATTATTAACAAATCAGGGAACATTATTCAGCATATAAATAAGAAAAAAGGATTGCAGGATAATAGCATTTTGAGTGTTTATATTGATTCCAAGAATAATATCTGGGCAGGTTTAGACAATGGCACTTCATACCTTACATTAAATCTACCATTCAGGCTTTTTAATGAAAAAACCGGATTGCAAGGATGTGCTACTAATGCAACAGTTTTCAAAAACAAACTTTATGCAACAAGCTCTCTCGGCATTTTCTGTAAAGATGGGAATAAAGACTTTTTTATGCTTGAAAACACTAAAGGACAAAGTTGGACCTTAACTGAAATTCAAGGGGAATTATTTTGTGGACATTATGAAGGTATTTTAAAGTTAAATAAAGGTATTGTCGAAAATATTGCTCCATTCAGGCATACATTTGATATTATAGAATTAATTAATCATCCCGGGTTTGTTATAGCCGGCACACATACAAACGGATTAATATTATTAGAACGTAAAAACGGAAAATTATTTTTAAAAAACAAAATCAAAGGTTTTGATGAATCTTCACGCTATGTGCAGGAAGATGACAAAGGTAATATATGGGTAAGCCATGTAAATAAAGGAGTTTTCAGACTCAAATTAAATGAAGCTCTTGATAGTGTGGTTGAGTTGAGCTTTTATAATACTGAACATGGTTTGCCTTCAAACACATTTAATTTTGTATTCAAAATCAAAACAGCAAATAATAACTCAAAAATAATTTTTGGCACAGAAAATGGAATTTATGAATATAATCCGGAGGATGATCGCTTTATTCCTGATACAATATTCAACAATCTGTTAGAAAATAAAGGGACTATCAGCAGTTTTACACAGGACGAAAAAGGAAATATTTATTTTAAAAATGATGATAAAGCAGGTGTATTTATACCTCAAAACAAAGACAAGTATAAACTGAAGAAAACACCATTCCTGAAGCTTAAAAGGTTTTCCTTTGAAGATAATATTATCGTTATTGATACTTCTAATATATTATTTTGTACCTATGACGGGATTATACATTATAATCCCCTGATTACTCCGGATTACAATGCAAGTTTTCCAGTACTTATAAGACAGGTGCTTGCTAATGATTCACTTATTTTCGGGGGCATGGAAAACACTAACCATGTTATAAAATTATCCTACGAACTGAATGCCTTACAATTTACTTATTCGGCATTGTATTATGAAGACCATGATAAAACACAATACAGTTATTTTCTTAAAGGCTTCGATCCCGTTAAATCAGAATGGTCTGAATGGTCAATAAAAACCGAAAAAGAATATACTAATCTGCCCGAAGGAAACTATATATTTAATGTAAAAGCAAAAAATGTATATGAAAAAGAAAGTACTATAACACAATACAAATTTAAGATTCTACCACCTTGGTATCGTACTATTGTTGCCTACATTGCTTATGTAGTATTAGCGGTTTTATTAATCTGGTTGATTGTAATACTTAATACAAGAAAGCTGAAAAAAGATAAAGAAAAACTTGAAAAGATTGTAAAAAAGAGAACAGTAGAAGTTGTAAAACAAAAAGAAGAAATAACTATACAGCATGATAAAATAGAAAAAGCCTACCAAAATATAAAAATGCTTAGTGAAATCGGGAAGCAAATTACTGTGAATTTATCAGTTGAAAAAATCATAGAAACTGTTTATGAAAATGTAAATACTTTAATGGATGCATCAACTTTTGGTATTGGTATTTATAACAAGTCAAAAAACAGGATAGAATTTCCAATTTTTATAGAAAAAGGAGAAAAATTTCCTTTTAGCTATGATTCAATAAATGAGATTAATCTTCCGGGTATAAAATGTTTTGTCAATAGCGAAGAAATTATTATAAATTCGTTTGAAGAATATGAAAAACACACAAAAATAACTGCTAAAATAGGCGAGGTGCCTGAATCTTTCATTTATTTACCCTTAACTGTAAAAGACAATAAAATCGGTGTAATAACGGTTCAGAGTTTCCAAAAAAATGCTTATACCGATTATCATTTGAATATTTTACAAAACATTGCTGTTTACACTTCTATAGCCCTTGAAAATGCTATGTCATACAAAAAAATTGAAAATCAAAAAGAAGTAATAGAAAAATATAATATTGAATTGGGGCAACAGAAAGAAGAAATTGAAGCTCAGAGAGATGAGTTGGAAAAACAGAGGGATATTGCAATTAACCAGAATCAGGAAATTTTAATACAAAAGGGAGAAATATTAGAAAAAAACGAAGAATTGCAACAGCAAAAAGAAGAGTTACAAACAACTTTAGATAATCTTCAACAAACACAACAACAATTGGTTGAATCGAAAAAAATGGCATCACTCGGTGGTTTAGTTGCTGGAATAGCTCATGAAATAAATACACCTGTTGGCGTTGGAATTGCAGCTTCTTCCACTCTTGTAAAAAAATCAAAACAAATTGTTGAGCTTTTTGAAAATAAAAAAATGACAATTACAGATTTGAAAAACTATGTTGAGTCTACAAAAATGGCTAGTGAACTAATTTTAACTAATTTACAAAGAACCGGTGAACTCGTTAAAAGTTTTAAACAAGTTTCAGTAGATCAATCCAGTGAAAACCAAAGGCAATTTAATTTAAAATCCTATCTCGAAGATATTATCAGAAGTTTACATCCGAAACTAAAAAACACACTAATTCAAGTAGAAATAAATTGTAATAAAAATATAGAATTAAATAGCTATCCGGGTGTTTTTGCTCAAATATTCACAAACATGATAATAAATTCATTAACTCATGCTTTTGGTGTAAAAAGTGAAGGAAAGATAAATATTTCTGCAATAACTCAAAAAAATAATTTAATTTTAGAATACAAAGATAATGGCAAAGGTATTTCACCCGAAATTTTACCTGAAATATTTGATCCTTTTTTCACTACCAATATGCAAAAAGGAACAGGCTTGGGTTTGCATATCATTTATAATTTAGTTACCCAAAAATTAAATGGAGAAATCCAATGTAAAAGTGAAATACAGAAAGGAACAGAGTTTATTATTTCTATACCAATTTAA
- a CDS encoding DUF4154 domain-containing protein → MNRYFFLIIFIILLNNYYLVAQQYSDAEVKTAYIYNFGKFVKWENEQDIDTFRIGLYGKDTTIFFNIKKMVKIRLLKEKPISIFHFTELKNISDVHILYVNNENNFEIAEIFKKIQGNNTLLITDQCKEQKSVMINFLSIEEGSIPFEINKKNITDENLILSPEILVIGGTEIDVRELYKVKEKELQTEKEKVEQREIEIKKQKEKLYELSTNIKEKIEEINKQQSFISEQNGEIEEQKNKLIKLLGEISEKQNKLDSKINILKKQETEITSKQNEINKQKQEIKVQSNILKSQEKERIIQKNNIENQKAILNEQLEKIKIQKLFLYLFIVFIALILGLVFFIYHGYKIKKEANKKLREKSNAITKQNALIHKQNEEIRAQTEHLEIVNKELEKLSIVASETDNAVMIMDAKGNFEWVNEGFTRIYGYNYEQLIKDKGKNIIEGSANPNVINAVNTCLKDKKTIVYETITTSKFGEKIWAQTTLTPILDGNNNVTKLVAIDTDISAIKKVEEQLREQKDEITDSIRYAKRIQTAILELDKNIKQYLHKYFIINEPRDIVSGDFYWVSEKNGNIIIAVADCTGHGVPGAFMSMLGVAFLNEIMNNIETQANKVLQPNKILNQLREKIITSLHQKEIDSTTTDGMDISLCIINYKKMELQFSGANNPAYLVRENKLKEIYADKMPIGIYANDNQPFAAQHIKLIKNDMLYLLSDGYTDQFGGNKGRKFMLWRLKEILQSNSNLPLPEQKKHLVKIHREWKGNNEQVDDILIMGIKI, encoded by the coding sequence ATGAATAGATATTTCTTCTTAATCATATTTATCATATTGCTAAATAACTATTATTTAGTTGCTCAACAATATTCTGATGCTGAGGTTAAGACCGCATATATATATAATTTCGGCAAATTTGTAAAATGGGAAAATGAACAGGATATTGATACATTTAGAATTGGATTATATGGAAAAGATACTACTATTTTTTTTAACATTAAAAAAATGGTTAAAATCAGATTATTGAAAGAAAAACCAATATCAATTTTTCATTTTACAGAACTGAAAAACATAAGCGATGTCCATATACTATATGTAAATAATGAAAATAATTTTGAGATTGCTGAAATTTTTAAGAAAATTCAAGGAAATAATACCCTATTGATTACCGACCAGTGCAAAGAACAAAAATCCGTTATGATTAATTTTCTATCTATTGAAGAAGGGTCAATTCCGTTTGAAATAAATAAAAAAAATATTACTGATGAAAATCTAATATTATCACCGGAAATACTTGTAATCGGAGGAACTGAAATTGATGTACGTGAACTTTATAAAGTAAAGGAAAAAGAATTGCAAACCGAAAAAGAAAAAGTTGAACAAAGAGAAATAGAAATTAAAAAACAAAAAGAAAAACTTTATGAACTAAGTACAAATATTAAAGAAAAAATTGAAGAAATAAACAAACAACAATCTTTTATATCAGAACAGAACGGAGAAATTGAAGAACAAAAAAACAAACTTATAAAATTGCTCGGTGAAATTTCAGAAAAACAAAATAAATTAGATTCTAAAATAAATATTCTTAAAAAACAAGAAACAGAAATTACTAGTAAACAAAATGAAATTAACAAACAAAAACAAGAAATAAAAGTTCAAAGTAATATTCTTAAGTCTCAAGAAAAAGAAAGAATAATACAGAAAAATAATATAGAAAATCAAAAAGCTATTCTTAATGAACAATTAGAAAAAATTAAAATACAAAAGCTTTTTCTATATTTATTTATCGTATTTATCGCCTTAATTTTAGGTTTGGTGTTTTTTATTTATCATGGATATAAAATTAAAAAGGAAGCAAATAAAAAACTAAGGGAAAAAAGTAATGCAATAACTAAACAAAATGCTTTAATACATAAACAAAATGAAGAAATACGAGCCCAAACAGAACATTTAGAAATTGTTAACAAAGAACTTGAAAAATTATCAATTGTTGCCAGTGAAACAGATAATGCTGTAATGATTATGGATGCAAAAGGAAACTTTGAATGGGTCAATGAAGGTTTTACAAGAATATACGGATATAATTACGAACAGCTGATTAAAGATAAAGGAAAAAATATTATTGAAGGAAGTGCTAATCCTAATGTTATAAATGCAGTTAATACTTGTTTAAAAGATAAAAAAACTATCGTTTATGAAACAATAACTACATCTAAATTTGGTGAAAAAATATGGGCACAAACCACCTTAACACCAATATTGGATGGTAATAATAATGTTACAAAGTTGGTTGCTATTGATACTGATATTAGTGCAATAAAAAAGGTTGAAGAACAATTAAGAGAACAAAAAGATGAAATCACCGATAGCATACGTTATGCTAAACGCATTCAAACAGCAATTCTGGAGTTAGATAAAAACATAAAGCAATATTTACATAAATATTTTATTATTAATGAACCTCGCGATATTGTAAGTGGAGACTTTTACTGGGTTTCTGAAAAAAACGGTAATATTATAATCGCAGTAGCTGATTGTACCGGACATGGAGTTCCCGGTGCTTTTATGAGTATGCTGGGAGTAGCATTTTTAAATGAAATAATGAACAACATAGAAACACAAGCCAACAAAGTTCTACAACCAAATAAAATACTTAATCAATTAAGAGAAAAAATTATTACGTCATTACATCAAAAAGAAATAGACAGTACAACAACCGATGGAATGGATATTTCGTTATGTATAATTAATTATAAAAAAATGGAACTCCAGTTTTCCGGAGCCAATAATCCTGCATACCTGGTACGTGAAAACAAATTAAAAGAAATTTATGCCGACAAAATGCCAATAGGAATTTATGCAAATGATAATCAACCATTTGCAGCACAACACATTAAACTAATAAAAAACGATATGTTATATCTCCTTTCTGACGGTTACACCGACCAGTTTGGCGGAAACAAAGGCAGAAAATTTATGTTATGGCGACTTAAAGAAATACTACAAAGTAATAGTAATTTACCACTACCTGAACAAAAAAAACATCTTGTTAAAATACATAGAGAATGGAAAGGAAATAATGAACAAGTTGACGACATTTTGATTATGGGAATAAAAATTTAG